The Musa acuminata AAA Group cultivar baxijiao chromosome BXJ1-8, Cavendish_Baxijiao_AAA, whole genome shotgun sequence genomic sequence AGAAGATGTCACATGAATATATGCATGAACTTGAGGACAACAAAGAAGAGAACAAACGTTTTCTACATCCTAATTGGAGTAGAAGAGACTCTCCAGCTAGTTAGCAGttcaaaaaaatgaaaattaacTACTGCAGTTCAGGGGCATCTGTCGGTGCAGTTCAAAATGTTCAGATACAGAAGTAACATAGGGCCTCATACAAGCATGGTTTGAATTTAAGTTGCCTCAGTGTCATTTTTTTAAAAGACATATATAGCATCTCATTTCCAAGCAATAGTCTCAAGGATGAAATTTTCTATAATAATAACCCATTATGGGTTTGGTTTCTGATCTCAAGATCAATACGGAGATTATAATATCAAAGGAACATAAGATGCTAGACTAAGTTATGCTCTCCATGGTACCACCGGAATGACACTGGACTTGTATATTTTTACAGTTCAGAAAAGGCTATGGTTCAAAAATGAATTAcagttcaatcaaaattatttttagtcaaAGAATAATGCAAGATGAAACATGCTGGATATATTACCAGGGCACCAACAAGCTTTTGGACTTAATCAATCCAAAGAACAAATAAAAAAGGTAATTCAACTGAGTCTTTCTTTTATTTAATAGGGAAAAAAGAATTAGATAGCATTACCTGGCCAACCCCAGCAACAAGAAAGCGTGCAGATTTTGCAAATGCAAGTGAATTGATGAATCCAGCCTGCAAATCATCAGATATGTAGTAAGCGGGCATGATTATTATAACCTTTTTTTTGACAGAATCAATGTAAAATGTCAAAAGCTAAAATTATTTAAAAGTAACAATATATTCCTGTATCAAGAGATGTACAAGCAGATAGAGAGCATCAGACAGAATCACTGTCTAAAGATGATAAATGATATGCTCCCAAGTTTCCTTgtcacaaataccaaacagaagattCTACTCACATGCCTTAATATCTTTATCAACTGTTTTCTGGGCTTCCACACATGTTTCAATTTGGAATTATACATATACAAGATGTTCTTTCGTTGaatttaaattttctgataaaGAATAGGTAATTATTTGTTTGCATAATATATGATTCCCCATCATCAGCAATAAAGCTATGATACCATGCCATGCAATTGTGTGGACAAGGGATATTTCTAATAAGACTTCAGATTAAATGCATAGTGCTTGCTCGAATCTAGGAAAGAGAAACAAAGCCTAATGTTATACTATAGATTCATTTACTAACAAATTAGGCAGGAGAGTGTCACGAATTACCTTATCCTAGAGGCTCATACTAAACCAATAGTTGTACATGACTAAAGAAATGCAAGCAACAAGTAGTCAGTTTTGATGTTTATGGCTTTATGCACACCAACGTATACTAATTTGCTTTTGCAAGTTTCAGCACACAAGTCTAATATCTACACTTTCAAATGGTCATGTCAAGAACAAAGCAAGAACTTAAAGTTGAGAATTGTCTgagtcatgcataaaaaaaaattaaatatttaagccACACAGTGTGTAATTTGACCCATATAGACAACCATATCATCTAATTCATTCATTACCATAGCACAATCATTAACATAATAGCTACCAAGAAAAAAACCAGTTAATTATGAGAGCATTTATAGATAGATACAATCCAGCATAACAACTCAGAGCACAGAAATAAGATCAGGAAGTGAATAATCTCTTGGGCCACCCATGTAGCACCGTGCAGAAACTATCAAGCCACGGGACTTGCTCCACTCTATTCATTACAATGTCCAAACAGCAGATATGTGGGGCATGAAAATCATACTCACTTTTTTCCCACCAACAACCAAACACAATAATCCATTTGTTCTGTTTTATTTCTAAATCAACCTTCCTTTTCTGTAGAAAAATAGGAAACCTTGTGTAAGTTCTCCATATACTACTCATGTTCTTTTGGAGATTTTACTTCGTATCTAAAACTAAGTGGCACCACCAACTGTCCAGATTCACCAGCATACTAAGTTCGAGCATATCTTTGTCTAAATGAATCAAAGTCATTATATAACATATCAAAGTAAATAAACAAAAGCAGCTAGAAACTTTAATGAAAGCATTAAAAATTTGAACCATACCAGAGAATAACTAAATAATGGTTGGATGCCTTTGTTATCACTTTCAACAGCCCATAGACAAACTACACCATTAGCAGCTCCAGATGCAGCAAGATCACTACCTCTACATACAGCAACAGAACTAACCCACAAGTGCGCTGATGAACAGTTTGCATCTCCGTGGCGATCATTTTCTAACGAAGGCCACAGTTAGATGAAGccattagaaaattaaaaaaataatacccAAAATATGCAATATAATCAACctatgtgtgtgtttgtgtgtgtgtgtgtatatatataaaacatgGAATTAACATGGTTTTCTAATTTCCAGCGTCAAAATATGAGGACTATTAAATGATATATatgcataaaataaaacaaatacTATCTAATCTTCGCTCAAGAGTTTAATTCTCCTAAACTAACATGTGATAGAAAAGGATTCCATCTTACCCATATTGCCACCGTTAGACATAATTGTCTCATCCTCTTTATATGAAAAATCATTCGAAGATAAAGATGGAGCATGTGCATTTTTAATCAAGTGTGTAGGCTTTTTGCGTGTTACACTCCAAAGCTCAATGCTTCCATCATCCGAGCCAGATAAAAACTCATTGTCATTGATAAAGCAGCAGCATTCCAAGGATGCTGCAGGAGCACGGAAGACCAACTGTGATTCCTCAGGTACCTAGCAAAGCAAAAAAAGGTTAGCACACAAAAAATGTAGGCATTCTAAAAAGGAATGGTGTGGCTGcagtataaataaaattatttgtaatGTTCGAATTTATAAATGCCAATGATGTTCATACAAGTGTCCAAAAGCTTCAGCGACACAGCCCCATATGTATCCTGCAGGCACAGTGAAAAATATGATGCCTAATGCTACTCTTGGCGATCCATTATAGGGTCCTAGATCCTATAAACACAAAATACAAGCATTTTCaaagataatctttttttttaaagaatatcTCTGAATACTAATAAACAAGTTCTGAAGACATATACACACAAGCAGATATAGTATACTACCATCATCATAGACCCCGAATGATCCAAGATGACAAATGACATAATAAATTGACTGGATGATTTAAGCTCTTAGATGTCTTATGTACAAGAAGGCCATACTTTTTACAATTTCTGGACAACCcacatgaaaaaagaaaagaaattgactCCCGCTATTAACGAAATCAGTAGCTTCAAGGGATGAGCTATTTAAGATTAACCCACTAAGGTATACTGGTGCAGGAAGAAAAAAATTGACCAGGAAGAAAACAGTAAATTCCATGTGCAATATCTAGTCTTAGGATTTTGGTACTCTAGTGAGTGCCCTTGTgggttttaagaaaaaaaaaaaatcaaacttctGAGGCACAACAAAATTTTTTAGCTGTCTGAATCCAGCAGAGCCAAATCACAATTGGTTGATTCCAATTTTAATTCTTtactttccaagaattctgttgaCCATAACCGACAACAGGAAGTCACGTGTTGTGGCACATCCTAGCCAGATCCGAGGACTGCAAATTCCGGCTTGTTCCTAGTAAAATCAATCAGATGATAATGTTTAAACCAATTCCCCCGGAATTCATTTTTCCAACCAAGTTACAAACAGTACTAGCAAGTCCCGAGCAAGACTAGTTTGACCAAATACAACAAATCAATTCTTTCAGCTAATCTATCATATAATGATTTTAGATCCTATAATCTGGACCAAGTTTACCTCAATCATGCGAAATTGTGAACTTTTGTAACAAGGACCGACATTTTTGTACCAAGTATAATAAAACCCTCGTAATTGCCTTTCAAATCTCTAATTTAAAGGCAAAAAGACCATAATCATACATATTCAGATTGTGGTAAATCATAATATCTAATCATAAAATTACCATATCTTGATCTCTCCATTCTTGTACACAAACAGACCAAAAATCTACTAAGGACTCGTACATAATCAAACAAGAAAAAAACAAGGGTTCACCATTTCAGGTACTGGACCCAACTCGGAGATTTGTTGGTATGGTACACATCAGTCTATACCAATGTACTAACACACGATACATCGGGGCGTTCCGATAGGAACTCGAACGAGCCGTGTCTCAGTGGcaagtcggaccggtacatacctctCGTACCATACCAACTCGGGCAGTACAGAAATCCTCAGGAAAAATTATAAAATGGAGACTACTATTCTACCATTAATATCTTTGGCATAGTTATTACAAGTCAAATTTTTCGTTGGCTTGCTTGAAAACTTGAACATCTAATAATGATTTGCACAGAATGCAAgcaaattatacataaaaatagAGGACCAcaactaattgatttgcattatcTAGCTGCTGCAGAGAAGCTCAAAACACCCCAAATCATTAAGCTACTGATGAATGATAATAATCATATGACATGAGAGTTAAAAAATTTAGGAAAACACAAGATCCTTGAGAACAATAAATTCTATCACCCATTTATTCTCAACTTATTGGATGTATTGAGGGCACAGTAACTCAATTGCACATCAATTCTTAACTGTTTAACCTGGCAGTCCCATTATTAAAGAAGTCTATATAACTTAACACGGTTTGGCCATCAAACAACAAACTAACTTCATTTCATCTCCCCATAGGAAAAGATGCTGCCCCTCTTAGATGATCCTTTTGAAAGAAGAGCTTCAAACATAATCCACTGGAACAACATTTGACTTAGTTTATACTTGCAACCACAAACCAGATGTCCAAATTAATTTTAGCATGTGCCTCTAGTGTGTCTTCTTCTTTTCGAAACTGAAATGATCAGAATTCACAAAATAATTACATAAGCATGCAAAACATAGAGTGTGTATGGATGAGATATTTCAGCTATAATTGGAGAAAACCACGTtaatatgctcatcatcatagtcGAGAAACACCAATGCTCACCTTCCACAATCGCATGGTCCTGTCACGCCCTACAGTCAAAAGTCGTTCTCTCCGTAGGCAGTCAATTGTCAATATTTCACTTTGATGACCAAATAAATTGTCCATATGAGTTCTGTCTTCAGCATTCCAGAGCTTAATTGTTCTATCAAAAGACCCAGAGAAAAGCTGTGAAGTCCCCTGTCTAAAAGTAAGGCATGAGATGGGTCCTCGGTGACCATGAAATGCCTGAAAGGAAAAATGAAGCTGCAAAATCAGTCTAAAAAGCATTGTGCAATTTGTCTCGTGAGTATGCTGCCATGATTTGCATATGGATCTATGAAGAGGGAGCTCATGCAAGCtgctcaatttttttaaaaaaatctaggCTATAAAGCACCATGAGATGTTTTTGGTTAGAATTATGGTGGTAAACAATGTGCAAAAGGAACTTGCAATGATGCCTCTCTTTAccagtaaaaataaaaaatcataaaaatgataTACAATGTGCAAAAGGAACTTCCATTAACACCTCACTTTAtcagtaaaaataaaatatcataaaaagtaGAACTTGTCCAACATTAGTAGGACATATACTTGATTGCAACATCTCATTAATAAAATAGCACAAAGTTACACTGGTCACTGTTGAGCTACCTGGAGATGCTGCCGAGTACGAGTGTCCCATAAATGGACATGGCGGTCCAACCCACCACTGGCCAAATATCGCCCATCAGAACTGACAGCCAAAGccaacacattcttgcttctcttccTAGCTGGATTCTGCAGGGACTTTGCATAATGTGACACCAATACATCCTCACTAGGCCACAAGTACTTCTCAGACTTCCCACTCTCAATGTCCCAGTGCAGAATGACCCCATCTTTGGAAGCTGAAAACCCCCTTGAGTCATCCTCCGCCAAAGCTACAGCTGTAACAGACTGTCTGTGCTTCACTAACAGTCGGAACTCATCAGCAGGTTCTGGACTTAAAACCCTGCACCATATCATAAATGGCCCTTAAAAGTCCCATCTCATCGAAATTAACAAAAGGTCTAAGTTGACATATGTATTTCAACtaaataagcaaattttaagactCTGATAGTAGATTTCTATTAATTGAAGTAATTCCTTCGTATTAACATGTAAGTCAGTTCACAAGTGCCTTGAATCACATTTCTCTGGTAAGTCATTTGTGAGTGGCACATGGAGGAGAAGGTAGCAATCACCAGTGATAGATCCA encodes the following:
- the LOC135680606 gene encoding U3 snoRNP-associated protein-like YAOH isoform X1, with product MKPRSRKRAIRPMVGKKKPRVSGGGGGGGGGDSFFESDTKQRGRRISKDDDLESMESDDDLADLDAGQEEEEGEGVPEETVDEKRVRVAKEHLERIRAIAKRVEEEEEEDEEEGRDEREGKRDSLVAEILQKEQLEESGRVRRYIASRVLSPEPADEFRLLVKHRQSVTAVALAEDDSRGFSASKDGVILHWDIESGKSEKYLWPSEDVLVSHYAKSLQNPARKRSKNVLALAVSSDGRYLASGGLDRHVHLWDTRTRQHLQAFHGHRGPISCLTFRQGTSQLFSGSFDRTIKLWNAEDRTHMDNLFGHQSEILTIDCLRRERLLTVGRDRTMRLWKVPEESQLVFRAPAASLECCCFINDNEFLSGSDDGSIELWSVTRKKPTHLIKNAHAPSLSSNDFSYKEDETIMSNGGNMENDRHGDANCSSAHLWVSSVAVCRGSDLAASGAANGVVCLWAVESDNKGIQPLFSYSLAGFINSLAFAKSARFLVAGVGQEPRLGRWGHVRNARNGVAIHPIRLKEDQTTIL
- the LOC135680606 gene encoding U3 snoRNP-associated protein-like YAOH isoform X2 yields the protein MKPRSRKRAIRPMVGKKKPRVSGGGGGGGGGDSFFESDTKQRGRRISKDDDLESMESDDDLADLDAGQEEEEGEGVPEETVDEKRVRVAKEHLERIRAIAKRVEEEEEEDEEEGRDEREGKRDSLVAEILQKEQLEESGRVRRYIASRVLSPEPADEFRLLVKHRQSVTAVALAEDDSRGFSASKDGVILHWDIESGKSEKYLWPSEDVLVSHYAKSLQNPARKRSKNVLALAVSSDGRYLASGGLDRHVHLWDTRTRQHLQAFHGHRGPISCLTFRQGTSQLFSGSFDRTIKLWNAEDRTHMDNLFGHQSEILTIDCLRRERLLTVGRDRTMRLWKVPEESQLVFRAPAASLECCCFINDNEFLSGSDDGSIELWSVTRKKPTHLIKNAHAPSLSSNDFSYKEDETIMSNGGNMAHLWVSSVAVCRGSDLAASGAANGVVCLWAVESDNKGIQPLFSYSLAGFINSLAFAKSARFLVAGVGQEPRLGRWGHVRNARNGVAIHPIRLKEDQTTIL